The nucleotide sequence tgagtgtccaactttggctcaggtcatgatctcactgtttgttttgagtttgagcctcgcactgggccctgggctgacagtcagagcctggagcctgcttcagattctgtgtctccctctctctctgctcctcccccacttgtgctctctgtctctctcttaaaaataaacataaaaaaaaacttgaagtttttaaaatgacaaaaaaaatttactaCAATATGTGGATGGGAGAAAAGTGGTTTCAATGTAGACAAGTTCATTTTGGGGAAATCATCCAAatcatgtataaaatattataaaagcacATTTTCTTCTAGTGAACCAAAtagggaacagagaaaaaaagctaTAAACTGGGTAGAAGAACCCAGATAGATTCATAGCTGGTTACACAATCACTGACAACTATAGATCTTCAGTGACAAGGCTCAACAGTTTCATCAAAGCATAGATGAAGTAGTAAGAAAGAAGACTTACTACTAAGTTCTGAAGATAAAACTGAAAGGGGCAGCTTTAACAGTGTATGCATTATTTGTTAACAGTGtatgctcaggttgtgatcttgcagctcatgggaccaaaccctgtgttgggctgtgtacTGACAAGCTCAatgcctgcatgggattctctctccctctgtctgcctctcccctgctcacacgctctctctcaaaataaataaataagaatttaaaaacaaattatagaaGTTACAAAATGTAAgatgaaatgataaataatttcAGCTTATTATAACtgctacaaagaaaataaatggggtACTATTCATGACAGAGAATctaagcagagagagaaaaaacatctCCAAAGGGGTGACATTTATGCTGACAGTTGAATGACAACAACGTCAAATAAAGAGTTGATAGAACAGCATTCTACCCAGAGCGCATAAGCAAGCAAAGGTGTTGAAGAGAATGAAATGAACACAGgttttgggaaaagaaaggagactaATGAAACAAAGGGCAACTGGGAAAGTGACACACAAACCAAGCGACACTTCATTGCAAGACAATGTCTCCAAATGGGGAAGGACCAGTTACATCTAATAGAAATGGCAAGGAAGGTTCAGAACTGTTTGGGTATCCTGGGACCTCGTGATGCCATCTGAACTTACCAATGGTCCCTATTCCAATTCTAAAGATCTCTCCCTTTCCCAATCATTGCTCTTCCATACAAGAGactttatgatttttatataagCTCCCTAGTGCTCTGATCCTTAAATCAAGAATTTCAAaaactgtcattttctttctttacattctcCAGTACACTCAGAAAGAACCAGACCACCCCACACTTCTTATACTCTTCACTCCTCTGAGAAACATCTTTGGCAATAGCTATTTGGTCTATCGAAGTTTTGCCTTCAacacactttattttatataaccaAAGGATAAGTCAATTAACTGTTTACCTGAAACTTTGTTAATCTGAAAACCTTCTGTTGGGTTACGCCACTGAGATCTGAGGGCTAATTTGTAACTACAGCACAATATAGATAATAAAGAGCAgctctattaaaaaaacaaaacaaaaacagttcccTGCTCTGAtaactttaaaagacaaagtcAAATTCATTACTCATTTTAAATAGTTAAGGGCTAACTTTACTATGTAGATATACAGAGgtgtatgatatatacatatataaagagagatgtgtaaataaaagaaattcttgaTAACAAGAATATGTGACTTACAGTGTGAGCACATTTCCAAAGGATAACTTGCCTCATTTCCctggagaaagaaataaataataattagtCACAAAATTGGTACAAATGTCTTTAAAAGGTTTAAATATTCTGAGTCACAAAACATAGGGAAATAAGCCAAAAACCAATGTATCTAGGTCTATAAATTACTGttttttgataagaaaaaaatcataaaataggaTATAAAGAGCTCTCAAATCACAACAGGCCTGAGTTGGGTCTCTGACATTATGACTTATACAAACACTTGactaaaatttactttaaatatttttaatgccctAAACATATGgattgtataattttaaaacacaggaGACTGTCAATGTTCTGTCTTGCTGAGTAAATTCATTTTAggacaaaaatcaaaatagtttCTCCTGccacatatatttaaatgaagaGTTTCCGGAGACTgtaaagctgttaaaaagaaaaaaaagaaaaaaaaaactattagcaTTTATACCTACTATCTTCTATATGCCACgcaactaaaataaaacaaatattaataggAAGATGGGTCCAATGTAAGGCAGCcaattcaaatttttcttttgaaaagtcttATCTCATGGGTAAATTCCAAGTTGATAAATTTATCTGAACTCctaacttataaaatatataaaaccaacCATCTATTTACTATCCAGGATTCCATGTgaatttatttaaggaaaaaagagcTCTAGAAAAACTACAGACCCAGTCAAAAGCCCACATTTAACAATTCTTAATGAACTGACCCTAGGGAGGTCAAAGTACCTGGTGGATGATCACATCATTTGATCAGTGATGAAACCAGTTCTAAATCTGAAACAGTAAAAACTTCTAGTAAAACAGACTCACGTgagataaaaacaatgaaaatccttttaaagtctacagaatttaaattaatgtaaactgaatttttaaagttcagttaTAAAATCAGAGTACTACACATCCTATATTCCGTTTACCTAATCTTGACCCTATCTAGCAACATGTGCAATAGgataatatatgaatatacttaCAATAGCCTGTGAAGTTATTGAATACAGTCTGAAAAGAACATTCTAGTCTGGCTCACTAGTTTTTAAACTCCTAAAAAGTTATCTTACACTATGTAAATTTGAAGTCTAAGAAAGGTTATCCCGTAAATTAGCTAGCATCTTCAATTCTTATCATGCATGCTACCAATCATTAATTagttttttccttgaaaattatAGCAGATAACTGCAATTTTCCAGAACTGGTTAATTTAAGGTTactttaaatatcaaatatatattgaggcgcctgggtggctcagtaggttaagtgtccaacttcagctcaggtcatgatctcacagttcgtgggttcaagacccatatcaggctctgtactgacagctcagagcctggagcctgcttcagattctctgtctctgtctctcccccacttgagcacgtggtctctccccctctttaaaaaataaacattaggggcgcctgggtggctcagtcggttaagcggccgacttcagctcaggtcatgatctcgtggtccgtgagttcgagccccgcgtcgggctctgtgctgacagctcagagcctggagcctgtttcagattctgtgtctccctctctctgaccctcccctgttcatgctctgtctctccctgtctcaaaaataaataaaacgttaaaaaaataaaaaataaacattaaaaatattttaatattgaaaagcCTTAGTGGAGCCCGGCGGTAGACCTCGGAGGCTTCTCTGCACAGCAGTAGGATCAGCATCTTCCTGGGATCACCAAGCCCCAGAAGCTGGGTTTCTTTAAACCAGGGctgctgttttctgtttctccctgggCTGCAAAAAGCTAGAAGATTTTTATCTAGCTCAAACAAGGCTGCTGGTATTCCTTTTTCCCGTGAGGCTGTTTTTGGCTGCAATTGCATGAAATCCCAATGGTGTAGACCAGTGGTGATGGATCTAGGAGTTCACCAACTGAgacatttttcaatttctttcttgtcATCCTTGCTGGAGACTGAAAACACTTCTGTGAGACTTGACAATAGCTCCTCGGGTGCAAGTGTGGTAGCTATTGACAACAAAATCGAGCAAGCTATGGATCTGGTGAAAAGCCATCTGATGTATGTGGTTAGAGAGGAAGTGGAAACCCTTAAAGAGCAAATCAAAGAACTAATAGAGAAAAATTCCCTGGAGCAGGAAAACAATCTGCTGAAGACACTGGCCAGTCCTGAGCAGCTTGTCCAGTTTCAGGCCCAGCTTCAGACTGGCTCCCGCCCTGTGACCacacagcccccagcccagccagcgTTCCAGGGCTCAGGACCAACCGCATAGCCTCCCATGCCCCTGAAGAACTGGCCGCTGCTGTCTGAACTGAACAGACCAGAGAAGATGTACAAGGGGGAATCCATCCACCTCTACAGTCACCCATTTCATTGCTCACTGCACAAGAGAAGTGAAGCTGACCTATGCCATTGTGTCTGTTTTCCAGTATTAAACACTCATGTGCTTTTGGCTTGAAGAAATTTCTTAGTTGGGTGAATTAAAGGTTAATCAGATAATTAGCATGGATATACTGGGACCTCATGCAGCTTGGCAGATATGTGAGAAGTGGTTCCATTCATGCTGAGGAGCTGTGTGCCTTTCCAtcatcccttccctgctccccatccctgctcccaagagttctctcctgcttgcatgtaGTATACTCCATGGGGTTAGAAGCAGTGGGGCTCCAGTGgactttcctctctcctcttccccatgaGGAACTTGAAAGGGAGGTCAGAGTAAAGACTGACACATAGTCTTACCTAAGATGAGGGGAAACATAGTTCATCATACAAATTGACAACTGTCACCAAAAATCCATAAAACGATAGTACTGTGCCTCTTTCTAAAACAGTAGATGACACAAAATTCTTTGAGATGGTGACAGGTAGCTGGGACCCCAGGCTATCTTACCATGAAGGTTGTTTTGCTTattgtatatttgtgtatgtagTGGAACTATTTTGTACAATAGAGGGCTGTAACTACTATTTATGTTGTACAGATTGAAATCCAGATGTCTGAAGAGGTGTGGATTGTCTTTTATACAGAGATGCACAGAAAAAATGctacatgaagaaaactacaccTGAAGAAATTTTAAGAATCTGGCATCGTCAGTCACTTTGTGTAATCTAAACTCTTCTAGTTGCTGAATATCTTGAAGTAAATTCCTGTTCGCTGAAGTCTTTTGATTGAGCTGGTTGAATACTTTGAAAAATGATCCATTCTAGCTAATGAAATGGATCTCCCAGTAGGGGTTTCTGCATATTACCTGTATAGTAGTTATTAGTTAATACGCATTTGTTTCTGTGCATGTTCTCTACACAGTTGTAAGGTGTCACTGTATTTAAGAGCTGCACTTGTCAACTTTCAATAAAGCAtataaaatgttgataaaaatattttaatatcaaatatatattaaagatagaagaaaatgataaacagcggcatctgggtggctcagtcagttaagcctctgacttcagctcaggtcatgatctcatggtttgtgagttcaagccccgcatcaggctctgcgtggaaagctcagagtctggaatctacttcagattctgtgtctccctctgccctacccagttcatactctgtctctctttcgctctcaaaaataaacattaagaaaatatttaagaagaaatagcAAACACTAATAAAACCTGACCATTAGTAATGAACAGAGATAGAGTTTTGCTTATTCTGCCCCTTACTTGATTTTAAGACTCTAATGATTCCTATCTTTTACTGCCTCACATACGTATTTCAtacctaaaattttatatatgctttaaaaaaaatctcactctACCTTAAAGTATGTTTCTTGAAACATTCTCAAAAGAGTATAATGACACTTTGAATTGTCattgagttgtgtgtgtgtgttttatgataATGATTAATGTTATAATTGTCTTAGAAGTGagggcatggggcacctggctggctcagtcagaggagcatgcaactcttgatctaggggttaagagttcgagccccacatttggtacaaggattacttaaataaataaaacttagaaaaaaaaaaaaagtgagggcaAAAGAGTTATATGGTAGTTTCAAGGACGACTCTGAAACCCAGTCCTTATTTCTCCCACCCACTAACCTTCACAGCGTTATCACTTCTTTATAAATAATACCATCAATCCTCTATCCACATTATTCCCAGCTAGCCAACATCCACAAGACCCAAGGACCAGCCCAGCTAGAGCCCTTCAGTGCTTTTCCACCAATACTGAATGCCTCATCTATCTCCTAAACTTAAAATCTATATATCCAAAAGGTTACTTCAACCTCAACCTGAATAGTCTTGtgcctggtaaaaaaaaaatctttcaagtaTCAAGGAAAATGCTTTCCCCAGATaaccaaaaactgaaagaattaagCTCCAATGCATGTGCAGTACAAGAAACGTCCTAAGAATATTCTTCAGGCATAAGAAAAATTGTACTAAATGGAAATCTGATTCTAGACCAGGAAATGAAGATCACCAAAAAGAtaaatttgtggggcgcctgagttgctcagtcagttaaatgtctgacttccgctcgggtcatgatctcacagtctgtgggttcaagcctcacatggggctctgtgctgacagctcagagcccggagcctgcttaggattctgtgtctccctctctctctctgcccctcccctgctcgcactctctctcaataatacataaactttaaaaaaaaaaaaaaaaggtatatttgtatgtaaatataaaagacttttttctcatttttaaatatctttaaaatataattaacttaCTTAACACAAACATAGCAACAATGTATTGTGGggtatataacatatacatagaAGTAGAATGTGTGACAACAGCAGCACAAATATGAGAGAGGAATGATGTATGTTGTCAAAATCTTGCACTATGAGGGAAACATTACAATGTTATTTGAAAGTAGAGCATAATGTTAAAGATGTATATTATAGGGGCgccctaagtggctcagttggttgggctgaccgtctgactcttgatttcagctcaggtcatgatctcacagttcatgagtttgagcctgtgtaaggctctgcactaacagcatggagcctgcgtgggcttctcgctctccctgtctcattgcccctgcctctcctct is from Panthera uncia isolate 11264 chromosome A3 unlocalized genomic scaffold, Puncia_PCG_1.0 HiC_scaffold_11, whole genome shotgun sequence and encodes:
- the LOC125937056 gene encoding TSC22 domain family protein 1-like, with protein sequence MKSQWCRPVVMDLGVHQLRHFSISFLSSLLETENTSVRLDNSSSGASVVAIDNKIEQAMDLVKSHLMYVVREEVETLKEQIKELIEKNSLEQENNLLKTLASPEQLVQFQAQLQTGSRPVTTQPPAQPAFQGSGPTA